In the Campylobacter showae genome, one interval contains:
- a CDS encoding TonB-dependent hemoglobin/transferrin/lactoferrin family receptor, which translates to MCELGAAETKDSEVNLNAVEVTASPEDDPTTKKVGETKKSAQTLSKQQVSDSRDLVKYETGVSVVEAGRMGASGYSIRGVDENRVAITVDGLHQAETLSSQGFKEIFEGYGNFNNTRNGVEIENMKEATITKGADSIKTGSGALGGSVMFETKDARDYLTKKDWFYGFKVEHSSRNDERLHAHTLAARAKWFDFLVIKTDRNGHETKNYGYSTYDDSVRGRERERTDPYNIKKEGTLVKIGFQPHEEHRFTFMNDDYENRSQGHDYSYTLYPRSITNPGFFETKLGERYTDDLSKRTNRGIAYENFTETPFWDSVKISYSNQKIKQRARTEEYCRGDNCAETSNSIGLQPKGSKIVDKNGKDFNTGRELLPGDGTSFPTLTDSDGKKHRDFSYKNINEYGFDCSIFDCSGKTKLYKPKPWGTGPDETIDLDLSKKQYTTPNGRHRFDITEETHNGKTYKRVTQKTYNTWTQKWEKSIQNDQYKTVLPNSKGYKERDWKERDLDTNTKQFDLDFSKDFEFLSLENSLTYGLKYIKTDKSMVNRAGYDAADPKWWANTSPGADCQDADKWDALRCPRTDPETSFLIPVESKSGVFHIADDVIVNDFFDFNLAYRYDKIKYEPEYIPGKTPKIPDDMVKGLFIPLAVNPLREPSWRDYANWSDYLEARRRYDAKQAEVDALNATNAERNIAYLAQPKEYKNNSYAVGLNFNPFEFMRIQTKYSKAFRAPTTDELYLAFKHPDFTIKPNVDLKPEIAKTKEVAVTFHSESQSFITISKFKTDYQDFLDLEYQGTKRVNTNANSALDFDMYQNVNRQRAKVHGIEINSKFNLSDIADSLGGFYIGYKFTKQKGKILTDADGLVPMNAIQPKTSVYNIGYASKNDKFGADLYLTSASAKKPEETYNMFWKNERQSGDPINGRQVTDYRAHWLSSNYKVIDLIAYAKPVKNLTFRLGLYNITDEKYITWESARSVRSFGTTNMVRKSDSLGINRFYAPGRNFKLTFEMTF; encoded by the coding sequence ATGTGTGAACTAGGAGCCGCAGAAACCAAAGACTCGGAAGTAAATTTAAATGCCGTTGAGGTTACGGCTAGTCCCGAGGATGATCCGACTACTAAAAAAGTTGGCGAAACAAAAAAGAGCGCACAAACTCTAAGTAAACAGCAAGTTTCTGATAGTAGAGATTTGGTTAAATACGAAACGGGCGTAAGCGTTGTGGAAGCCGGCAGAATGGGTGCCAGCGGATACTCGATCCGCGGAGTGGACGAAAACCGCGTTGCTATTACGGTAGATGGACTACATCAGGCCGAAACGCTAAGCTCGCAAGGTTTTAAAGAGATATTCGAAGGTTATGGAAATTTTAACAATACTCGTAATGGCGTCGAAATAGAAAACATGAAAGAAGCGACGATTACCAAGGGTGCAGATTCAATTAAGACTGGTTCGGGCGCACTCGGCGGCTCGGTTATGTTTGAGACTAAAGACGCTAGAGATTATTTAACAAAGAAGGATTGGTTTTACGGCTTTAAAGTAGAGCACTCTAGCAGAAACGACGAAAGACTGCACGCCCACACTCTAGCGGCTCGAGCAAAGTGGTTTGATTTTTTAGTGATCAAGACTGATAGAAACGGTCATGAGACTAAAAACTATGGGTATTCGACATATGACGATAGCGTAAGGGGCAGGGAAAGAGAGAGGACTGATCCGTATAACATAAAAAAGGAAGGAACTCTAGTAAAAATAGGCTTTCAGCCACATGAAGAGCATAGATTTACCTTTATGAACGACGATTATGAAAATAGATCGCAAGGGCATGATTACTCATACACGCTTTATCCGCGATCGATTACAAATCCGGGTTTTTTTGAAACCAAGCTTGGAGAGAGATATACGGACGATCTAAGCAAGAGAACAAATAGAGGAATAGCGTATGAAAATTTTACCGAAACGCCGTTTTGGGATAGCGTTAAAATTTCATACTCAAATCAAAAAATAAAACAAAGAGCTAGGACGGAAGAGTATTGTAGAGGTGATAACTGCGCGGAAACAAGCAACTCAATCGGGCTACAACCCAAGGGCTCAAAAATAGTCGATAAGAACGGAAAGGATTTTAATACTGGTAGAGAATTGCTGCCCGGAGACGGCACTTCTTTCCCCACGCTTACCGATTCGGACGGCAAGAAGCATAGAGATTTTTCTTATAAAAATATCAACGAATACGGCTTTGACTGCTCGATTTTCGACTGCTCCGGCAAGACGAAACTTTATAAACCGAAACCTTGGGGGACCGGCCCCGATGAAACTATCGATCTTGACCTGTCCAAAAAACAATATACCACTCCCAACGGCAGGCATAGGTTTGATATTACAGAAGAAACTCATAACGGAAAAACATATAAAAGGGTAACGCAAAAAACTTATAATACTTGGACACAAAAATGGGAAAAATCTATCCAAAACGACCAATATAAAACTGTTCTGCCTAATTCAAAAGGCTATAAGGAGAGAGACTGGAAAGAGAGGGATTTAGACACCAATACAAAACAGTTTGATTTAGATTTTAGTAAAGATTTTGAATTTTTAAGTTTGGAAAATAGCCTTACATACGGGTTAAAATATATAAAAACCGATAAATCTATGGTAAATAGAGCCGGCTATGATGCGGCAGACCCGAAGTGGTGGGCAAATACATCTCCGGGTGCAGATTGCCAGGATGCTGATAAGTGGGATGCGTTAAGATGTCCTAGAACCGATCCGGAAACATCGTTTCTAATACCTGTTGAAAGCAAAAGCGGAGTCTTTCACATAGCGGACGATGTCATAGTAAATGACTTTTTTGATTTTAATCTAGCATATAGGTATGATAAAATAAAATACGAACCAGAGTATATCCCGGGCAAAACTCCTAAAATCCCTGACGACATGGTTAAGGGATTATTTATACCGTTAGCGGTAAATCCTCTTAGGGAGCCAAGCTGGCGCGATTATGCCAACTGGTCGGATTACTTAGAGGCAAGAAGGAGATATGATGCCAAGCAAGCCGAGGTGGATGCTCTAAATGCAACGAATGCCGAGCGAAATATCGCCTATCTGGCACAACCGAAAGAGTATAAAAATAACTCCTATGCCGTGGGCTTAAATTTTAATCCATTTGAGTTTATGAGAATTCAAACGAAATATTCAAAAGCTTTTAGAGCGCCGACTACAGATGAGCTATATCTTGCGTTTAAGCATCCGGATTTTACGATAAAACCAAATGTGGACTTAAAGCCTGAAATAGCCAAAACCAAAGAGGTGGCCGTTACTTTTCATAGCGAAAGCCAAAGTTTTATTACTATTAGTAAATTTAAGACGGATTACCAAGACTTCTTGGATTTGGAATACCAAGGCACCAAAAGGGTAAATACGAACGCGAATAGCGCACTTGACTTTGATATGTATCAAAACGTAAACAGACAAAGAGCCAAGGTACATGGCATAGAGATAAACTCCAAATTTAATCTCAGCGATATCGCGGATAGTCTAGGTGGATTTTATATAGGATATAAATTTACGAAACAAAAAGGTAAAATTTTAACCGATGCCGACGGGTTAGTGCCTATGAATGCGATACAACCTAAAACCTCAGTTTACAACATAGGCTATGCAAGCAAAAATGATAAATTTGGAGCCGATTTGTACTTAACGAGTGCCTCGGCCAAAAAACCAGAGGAAACATACAATATGTTTTGGAAAAACGAAAGACAAAGCGGAGATCCTATAAACGGACGCCAGGTGACCGATTATAGGGCGCATTGGTTAAGCTCGAATTATAAAGTGATAGATCTGATAGCGTATGCTAAACCCGTTAAGAATCTAACCTTTAGACTAGGTTTATACAATATAACCGATGAAAAATACATCACGTGGGAGTCTGCTCGCTCTGTAAGGTCATTTGGTACCACAAATATGGTTCGCAAATCAGACAGCTTAGGCATTAACCGCTTTTATGCTCCCGGAAGAAATTTCAAGCTAACGTTTGAAATGACTTTCTAG
- the rarD gene encoding EamA family transporter RarD, whose translation MQDKNQTKIGLIYGLSVFMIWGVFPIYFKQLSALSATEIVAHRILWSVLLLFLLLKFGHKLGAAKKILSNKKTTFWLFVTGLLIAANWWIYVYAVNIGKIVETSLGYFINPLVNMLLGVLILKEKLSRAGKFAVGVVFVAIGVQIYDAGGLPIISIILPITFGFYSLIRKRLSVPSLEGLFIETALIAPIALVALFFVAASGQNHFSFSWFGLLIALCGPATVVPLLLFNSAATRLNLSTIGYLQYISPSMQLLLAVFYYGEQISALKALSFLLIWSALAVVSFSAIYSKKSKIS comes from the coding sequence ATGCAAGACAAAAATCAAACCAAAATCGGCTTAATCTACGGTCTGTCGGTCTTTATGATCTGGGGCGTTTTTCCTATTTATTTTAAACAACTCAGCGCGCTTTCGGCTACCGAGATCGTCGCTCACCGCATCCTTTGGTCGGTGCTACTTTTATTTTTACTACTCAAATTTGGTCACAAACTAGGCGCCGCAAAGAAAATTTTAAGCAACAAGAAAACTACGTTTTGGCTATTTGTCACGGGACTTCTCATTGCCGCAAACTGGTGGATATACGTCTACGCCGTAAATATAGGCAAGATAGTAGAAACCAGCCTAGGATACTTCATAAATCCTCTCGTAAATATGCTCCTTGGCGTGCTGATTTTAAAAGAAAAGCTATCGCGCGCGGGCAAATTTGCCGTAGGCGTCGTCTTTGTGGCTATTGGAGTGCAAATTTACGACGCGGGCGGCCTGCCTATCATCTCTATTATTTTGCCTATCACGTTTGGATTTTATTCGCTTATTAGAAAGCGCCTTAGCGTGCCCTCTTTAGAGGGGCTTTTCATCGAGACCGCGCTCATAGCTCCTATCGCGCTCGTCGCGCTATTTTTCGTCGCGGCTAGCGGACAAAATCACTTTAGCTTTTCGTGGTTTGGGCTTTTGATAGCTCTTTGCGGGCCTGCGACCGTAGTGCCGCTTTTGCTTTTTAACTCGGCGGCTACTAGGCTAAATTTGAGCACGATCGGCTATTTGCAGTATATCTCGCCTTCGATGCAGCTTTTGCTTGCCGTTTTTTACTACGGCGAGCAAATTAGCGCTCTCAAGGCTCTATCGTTTTTGCTTATCTGGAGCGCGCTTGCGGTGGTTAGCTTTAGCGCGATTTATAGTAAAAAAAGCAAAATTTCATAA
- a CDS encoding class II 3-deoxy-7-phosphoheptulonate synthase produces MWSRDSWRKFNILQQPSYPDDALLKKAEDKLKTMPPLVFAGEARNLKQDLAKVCNGEAFLLQGGDCAESFSNFNAVNIRDMFKVMLQMAIVLTFAGRCPVVKVGRVAGQFAKPRSSDYEEQGGVKLPSYRGDIINGFEFNAEARVPDPNRMIEAYYQSASTMNLLRAFSRGGLADLHEVNRWNLGFIKKPELDAKYGELARQLSQTLAFMGACGINASNTPVLSETKVYTSHEALLLPYEEALTREDSLTGDWYDCSAHMLWIGERTRGVNDAHVHFLSGVHNPLGVKIGPNATAQDVIALANALNPQNEAGRLNVIIRMGADKIGERLPKILREVKREGLNIVYSIDPMHGNTIKAANGYKTREFDKILAEVQSFFEIHRAEGTHAGGVHLEMTGQDVTECTGGSFKLNEDDLAHRYETQCDPRLNADQSLELAFLIAEFLKKI; encoded by the coding sequence ATGTGGAGTAGAGATTCGTGGAGAAAATTTAATATCTTGCAGCAGCCAAGCTATCCCGACGATGCCTTGCTAAAAAAGGCCGAGGATAAGCTAAAGACGATGCCGCCGCTAGTTTTTGCCGGCGAGGCTAGAAATCTAAAGCAAGACCTTGCTAAAGTTTGCAACGGCGAGGCGTTTTTACTCCAAGGCGGCGACTGCGCGGAGAGTTTTTCAAATTTTAACGCCGTAAATATCCGCGATATGTTTAAAGTAATGCTACAAATGGCGATCGTTTTGACATTTGCCGGACGCTGCCCCGTCGTAAAAGTAGGGCGCGTGGCGGGTCAGTTTGCAAAGCCTAGAAGCTCGGACTACGAGGAACAAGGCGGCGTAAAGCTACCGAGCTACCGCGGCGACATCATAAACGGCTTTGAATTTAACGCCGAGGCTCGCGTGCCCGATCCAAACCGCATGATCGAGGCGTACTATCAAAGTGCGTCCACGATGAACCTTCTTCGCGCCTTTTCTCGCGGCGGTCTAGCCGATCTGCACGAGGTAAATCGCTGGAATCTGGGCTTTATCAAAAAGCCCGAGCTTGACGCTAAATACGGCGAGTTAGCTAGGCAGCTGAGCCAAACTCTAGCGTTTATGGGGGCTTGCGGCATAAACGCCTCAAATACTCCCGTGCTTAGCGAAACTAAGGTCTACACCTCGCACGAGGCGCTTTTGTTGCCGTACGAGGAGGCGCTCACTAGAGAGGATAGCCTCACCGGCGACTGGTACGACTGCTCGGCGCATATGCTCTGGATCGGCGAGCGTACGCGCGGCGTAAACGACGCTCACGTGCATTTTCTAAGCGGCGTTCATAATCCTCTTGGAGTCAAGATCGGACCAAACGCTACCGCACAGGACGTCATCGCGCTCGCAAATGCGCTAAATCCGCAAAACGAAGCGGGCAGACTAAACGTAATCATCAGAATGGGCGCGGATAAAATCGGCGAGCGGCTACCTAAAATCCTACGCGAAGTAAAACGTGAAGGCCTAAATATCGTCTATAGCATTGACCCGATGCACGGCAACACGATAAAAGCCGCAAACGGCTACAAAACGCGCGAATTTGACAAAATCCTAGCCGAAGTGCAGAGCTTTTTTGAGATACATAGAGCAGAAGGTACGCATGCGGGCGGCGTGCATCTAGAGATGACGGGCCAAGACGTGACCGAGTGCACGGGCGGATCGTTTAAACTAAACGAGGATGATCTCGCGCACAGATACGAAACGCAGTGCGATCCGCGCTTAAATGCCGATCAGTCGCTAGAACTAGCGTTTTTAATCGCTGAGTTTTTAAAGAAAATTTAG
- a CDS encoding NAD(P)-binding domain-containing protein: protein MSDVYDIIVIGGGPCGIATVVEARANGLKKVLLLEKGDNHSQTIRKFYKDNKRVDKEYKGQDSTIHGIVSFEDGTKESTLDYFDKLLDEEKIEAVFNSEVESVKKKDGLFFVHTAKGDYQAKNVMISIGKMGRPNKPDYKIPPSLNNVINFNLNSCSSGEKVLVVGGGNSAVEYAIELCQYNKTTLAYRKDKFSRVNDVNVTALWELEKANKLKVRLNHDITEIENESGRVRVHFSNGKIRVYDRVVYAIGGSTPVDFLQKCGVELDADKDPVVNEHYESSVGGLYIGGDIVLKNGGSIVLALNHAHKVVQDIKEK, encoded by the coding sequence ATGAGCGATGTTTACGACATTATCGTGATAGGCGGCGGCCCTTGCGGCATCGCGACCGTCGTAGAGGCGAGAGCCAATGGATTAAAAAAAGTTTTGCTTCTCGAAAAGGGCGACAACCACAGTCAAACTATAAGAAAATTTTACAAAGACAATAAGCGCGTGGATAAAGAGTATAAAGGTCAGGACAGCACCATCCACGGTATCGTATCCTTTGAGGACGGCACGAAGGAGAGCACGCTTGATTATTTCGATAAGCTGCTAGACGAGGAAAAGATCGAGGCCGTGTTTAACTCCGAGGTCGAAAGCGTAAAGAAAAAGGACGGTTTGTTTTTCGTGCACACCGCAAAGGGCGACTATCAAGCCAAAAACGTGATGATAAGTATCGGTAAAATGGGGCGCCCGAACAAGCCCGACTATAAGATCCCACCTTCGCTAAACAACGTTATAAATTTTAACCTAAACTCCTGTTCTAGCGGCGAAAAAGTACTCGTAGTAGGCGGCGGAAACTCGGCCGTAGAGTACGCTATCGAGCTATGCCAATACAACAAAACTACGCTGGCCTACCGCAAGGATAAATTTAGCCGCGTAAACGACGTAAACGTAACGGCGCTATGGGAACTAGAAAAAGCAAATAAGCTAAAAGTGCGACTAAATCACGATATCACGGAGATCGAAAACGAATCCGGACGCGTGAGAGTGCACTTTTCAAACGGAAAAATCAGAGTCTACGACAGGGTCGTCTACGCTATCGGCGGCTCGACTCCGGTGGATTTTCTACAAAAATGCGGAGTAGAGCTCGATGCGGATAAAGATCCGGTTGTAAACGAGCACTATGAAAGCAGCGTCGGCGGGCTATATATCGGCGGCGACATCGTGCTAAAAAACGGCGGCTCGATCGTGCTCGCGCTAAATCACGCGCATAAGGTAGTCCAAGACATCAAGGAAAAATAG
- a CDS encoding vesicular transport factor Uso1p: MRALNLVLFFICGCLLTLGGYYLYFEFTKPSARPTELAVQIMNVEEISKNERVNIPIKENLIPQSQTAPQEQYAKNLDANYTDAPILGNETELKEQIRVLRAQNKLLYDDNVDLVGKNLEISNLLNDQQAELETRRKQAANANDKQRLSAIDELNKKLAKAQEENEKNKNLEQNLTSLRSEIKTLKAELEKKQSEFDKSSAKTQNESQNALKRLEAQNDELKNEATSAKAKFESELRTATEEAAKLKSENARLTNELGLKDTEIKRIASEYNAQALNAQNLTKSRIAALEKEQNADKKKISELEASLENANKKAESKAKLKSINSELNATNKELVAKLEREKKGFEKEVEKILAMHKTEFEKLKSQLEKERQDTERNVTELKGKIYELEDQVSKKDSSLKSAEAKVVDLNESLNIQKELLADEIAAGKKNIQNYKILNNKITTLVENDIKTAKENKEQLDALNELLTQKDAELATLKKQIQDGAKDLSDTKENLAKTSTQKNIAKGEVAQILTKNEELMSENENLKKIIQLNFRAEVPKKVVFIASVECSDMSAGSDRPTQVCKNKVSDFLQSYNSNYYFEITPIVSRGNFIATSKAAKVIPQDELEKINSYANFGIGKERAKVAGEMIKDEFGDFSRISYSNDIITSQDKQGFIIKVYR; encoded by the coding sequence TTGAGAGCGTTAAATTTAGTCTTATTTTTTATCTGCGGTTGTTTGCTCACGCTGGGCGGGTATTATTTGTATTTCGAGTTTACGAAGCCGTCTGCAAGGCCAACGGAACTCGCCGTGCAGATAATGAACGTCGAGGAGATATCTAAAAACGAGCGCGTAAATATACCGATTAAAGAAAATTTGATCCCGCAAAGCCAAACCGCGCCGCAGGAACAATACGCTAAAAATTTGGATGCGAACTATACGGACGCGCCTATTTTAGGCAATGAAACCGAGCTAAAAGAACAAATCCGCGTCCTGCGCGCTCAAAATAAGCTGCTTTATGACGACAACGTCGATCTAGTCGGTAAAAATCTAGAAATCTCAAACCTCTTAAACGATCAACAAGCCGAGCTGGAAACTAGGCGAAAACAAGCTGCTAACGCTAATGACAAACAGCGTCTAAGCGCGATCGACGAGCTAAACAAAAAACTAGCCAAAGCGCAGGAAGAAAACGAAAAAAATAAAAATTTAGAGCAAAATTTGACTTCGCTTCGTAGCGAGATCAAGACTCTAAAAGCCGAGCTTGAAAAAAAGCAGAGCGAATTTGACAAATCAAGCGCCAAAACGCAAAACGAGAGCCAAAATGCGTTAAAACGGCTCGAAGCTCAAAACGACGAGCTAAAAAATGAAGCGACTTCTGCTAAAGCTAAATTTGAAAGCGAACTAAGAACTGCGACCGAGGAGGCCGCAAAACTAAAGAGCGAAAACGCTAGACTTACAAACGAGTTAGGGCTAAAAGATACCGAGATAAAAAGGATCGCGAGCGAATACAACGCCCAGGCGCTAAACGCTCAAAATTTAACCAAAAGCAGGATAGCGGCTCTAGAAAAAGAGCAAAACGCGGACAAGAAAAAAATAAGCGAGCTTGAAGCGAGCCTCGAAAACGCAAATAAAAAAGCCGAGTCAAAAGCCAAACTAAAGTCAATAAATAGCGAGCTAAATGCGACGAATAAAGAACTAGTAGCAAAGCTCGAAAGAGAGAAAAAAGGCTTTGAAAAAGAGGTAGAAAAAATCCTAGCTATGCACAAAACGGAGTTTGAAAAGCTAAAAAGTCAGCTTGAAAAAGAGCGTCAAGACACCGAGCGAAACGTAACCGAGCTAAAGGGTAAAATTTATGAGCTAGAAGATCAGGTCTCAAAAAAAGATAGTTCGTTAAAAAGCGCGGAAGCCAAGGTGGTCGATCTAAACGAGTCGCTAAATATCCAAAAAGAACTGCTAGCAGACGAGATCGCCGCTGGTAAAAAAAACATCCAAAACTATAAAATTTTAAATAACAAAATCACAACTTTAGTTGAAAACGACATCAAAACAGCCAAGGAAAACAAAGAGCAACTAGATGCTTTAAATGAGCTTTTGACGCAAAAAGACGCAGAGCTCGCGACTCTAAAAAAACAGATACAAGACGGAGCTAAAGATCTAAGCGACACGAAGGAAAATTTAGCCAAAACAAGTACACAAAAAAACATCGCAAAGGGCGAAGTGGCGCAGATACTAACTAAAAACGAAGAGCTGATGAGCGAAAATGAAAATCTAAAAAAGATAATCCAGCTAAATTTTAGAGCCGAAGTGCCTAAAAAAGTTGTTTTCATCGCCTCGGTCGAGTGCTCGGATATGAGCGCGGGCTCAGACAGGCCGACGCAAGTTTGCAAAAACAAGGTAAGCGACTTTTTGCAGAGTTATAATTCAAATTATTATTTCGAGATCACGCCGATAGTGAGCCGAGGTAACTTTATCGCCACGTCAAAAGCGGCAAAAGTGATCCCGCAAGATGAACTCGAAAAGATCAACTCATATGCAAATTTCGGTATCGGCAAGGAGCGCGCTAAGGTTGCTGGCGAGATGATAAAAGACGAATTTGGCGACTTTTCTCGCATATCGTATAGTAACGACATTATAACGTCTCAGGATAAGCAAGGATTTATCATCAAGGTATATAGATGA
- a CDS encoding tRNA1(Val) (adenine(37)-N6)-methyltransferase, which produces MIITQPKNGYRYNSDTMFLYDFIREGGVRGEVLEVGCGSGVLGLLLKRDFPKISLSLLDVLEANVNLAAENASQNGIEAEFITADFAKFKSEKRYDLIVSNPPFYHDGVKKSENEHLRTARYSENLPLRELVGRANSLLKPRGVFSFCYDAKRLAEILLCLSEFKFTLTRLCFVYPKADGAANLALIEAKKSSKSLAQILPPIFVFEGGVYSKKAAEIFAAANTQSKDALE; this is translated from the coding sequence ATGATAATCACTCAGCCCAAAAACGGTTACCGCTACAACAGCGATACGATGTTTTTGTATGACTTTATCCGTGAGGGCGGAGTGCGCGGCGAGGTGCTAGAGGTCGGCTGCGGTAGCGGGGTTTTGGGGCTACTTTTAAAGCGCGATTTTCCCAAAATTTCGCTTAGCTTGCTTGATGTTTTAGAAGCTAACGTAAATTTAGCCGCCGAAAATGCTAGCCAAAACGGTATTGAAGCCGAATTTATAACAGCTGATTTTGCTAAATTTAAGAGCGAAAAAAGATATGATCTCATCGTCTCAAACCCGCCCTTTTACCACGACGGTGTGAAAAAAAGCGAGAATGAGCATCTGCGCACCGCTAGATACAGCGAAAATTTGCCCCTTAGAGAGCTTGTAGGTAGGGCAAATTCGCTCCTAAAGCCGCGCGGAGTTTTTAGCTTTTGTTACGACGCTAAGCGTCTAGCTGAAATTTTACTTTGTTTGAGCGAGTTTAAATTTACGCTTACTAGGCTTTGTTTTGTGTATCCAAAAGCAGACGGCGCGGCAAATTTAGCACTCATCGAAGCTAAAAAAAGCTCAAAATCCTTAGCTCAAATTTTGCCTCCGATTTTCGTTTTTGAAGGCGGAGTTTATAGCAAAAAGGCGGCTGAAATTTTTGCCGCGGCAAATACGCAAAGCAAGGACGCGTTAGAGTGA
- a CDS encoding YkgJ family cysteine cluster protein translates to MSLLRQSGFGYEFDASKCERCGGKCCTGESGYIWISSAEISALAEHLKINEDEFRSRFLDKFGYKFSLKEKPYEGGFACVFFDETAKNCSVYDFRPSQCRTFPFWDYFKDKINELEKECAGIRRF, encoded by the coding sequence GTGAGTTTGCTAAGACAAAGCGGCTTTGGATATGAATTTGACGCTAGCAAGTGCGAGCGGTGCGGCGGCAAGTGCTGCACGGGAGAAAGCGGCTATATATGGATAAGCTCGGCGGAAATTTCGGCGCTAGCGGAACATTTAAAAATAAACGAGGACGAGTTTAGATCACGATTTTTGGATAAATTCGGATATAAATTTAGCCTCAAAGAAAAGCCCTATGAGGGCGGATTTGCGTGCGTATTTTTTGACGAAACGGCAAAAAACTGCTCGGTTTACGACTTTCGCCCGAGCCAGTGCCGCACCTTTCCGTTTTGGGACTATTTTAAGGATAAAATCAATGAATTGGAGAAAGAATGCGCGGGAATAAGGCGATTTTAA
- a CDS encoding tetratricopeptide repeat protein — translation MRGNKAILKFILAALLVCFATAKDGFDENLYVIKALLAVENARHDEATELYEQLYEKTKNTDYLKEALRLAFFSKNVNFKSILALSQKVLKDDVDVLRIQGANLMSENKLDEAAKIMQELVKKEDVSKNHVMLSAVYSMQNDNKAALGELERAYELDRSVENLLRIVDLLYNKMNDKKEAIRHLESSRRIDGCEVETCTALVDIYAQDGRYSDMIDVYEGLFEATKEKIYLEKALGVYIYQKNYDGAIKFLQKYSYNDDALMDLYAATGDFAKAYKKAQEAFDKSFNLEYQAKMAIYQYERDTNKQTKKIDQDSLKQVINNFEKSAVKLNNALYLNYYGYLLIDHDIDAKKGIDLVNKALELEPGSVFYLDSLAWGYYKLGECKKADEIMQQVLHDEEFVNSPEGKEHINAIKGCLKKGKK, via the coding sequence ATGCGCGGGAATAAGGCGATTTTAAAATTTATATTGGCGGCCTTGCTTGTTTGTTTTGCTACCGCCAAAGACGGTTTTGACGAGAATTTATACGTTATCAAGGCGCTTTTGGCGGTGGAAAACGCCAGACACGACGAGGCGACCGAGCTTTACGAGCAGCTTTACGAAAAAACCAAAAACACGGACTATCTAAAAGAGGCGCTCAGGCTCGCGTTTTTTTCTAAAAACGTAAATTTTAAAAGCATTTTAGCGCTCAGCCAAAAGGTACTAAAAGACGACGTAGACGTGCTTCGCATACAGGGCGCAAATTTGATGAGCGAAAACAAACTAGACGAAGCGGCAAAGATAATGCAAGAGCTGGTCAAAAAAGAGGATGTCTCTAAAAACCACGTCATGCTCTCTGCCGTCTACTCGATGCAAAACGACAACAAAGCCGCTCTAGGCGAGCTAGAGCGTGCGTACGAGCTAGATAGGAGCGTGGAAAATTTGTTGCGAATAGTCGATCTTTTATACAATAAAATGAACGACAAAAAAGAGGCGATCAGGCATCTGGAGAGCTCGCGCCGTATCGATGGCTGCGAGGTCGAGACCTGCACGGCGCTAGTAGATATCTATGCGCAGGACGGCCGCTACTCCGATATGATCGATGTTTACGAGGGGCTTTTTGAAGCGACGAAAGAAAAAATCTATCTCGAAAAAGCGCTTGGCGTCTATATCTATCAAAAAAACTACGACGGTGCGATCAAATTTTTGCAAAAATACTCCTACAATGACGACGCTTTGATGGATCTTTACGCCGCGACGGGGGATTTTGCTAAGGCTTATAAAAAGGCGCAGGAGGCCTTTGATAAGAGCTTTAATCTCGAATATCAAGCCAAAATGGCGATATATCAATACGAAAGAGACACAAACAAACAAACCAAAAAGATAGATCAAGATAGCCTAAAGCAAGTCATAAATAACTTTGAAAAATCGGCCGTAAAACTAAATAATGCGCTATATCTAAACTACTACGGCTACCTACTCATCGATCACGATATAGACGCGAAAAAGGGGATAGATCTGGTAAATAAAGCCCTCGAGCTGGAGCCGGGTTCGGTGTTTTATCTAGACTCGCTAGCATGGGGATACTATAAGCTTGGCGAGTGCAAAAAGGCCGACGAGATAATGCAACAAGTCCTGCACGACGAGGAATTTGTAAATTCGCCCGAAGGCAAAGAGCACATAAACGCTATCAAAGGGTGCTTAAAAAAGGGTAAAAAATGA